A DNA window from Vigna angularis cultivar LongXiaoDou No.4 chromosome 1, ASM1680809v1, whole genome shotgun sequence contains the following coding sequences:
- the LOC128196676 gene encoding 40S ribosomal protein S15 has product MIIVPEMIGSIIGVYNGKTFNQVEIKPEMIGHYLAEFSISYKPVKHGRPGIGATHSSRFIPLK; this is encoded by the coding sequence ATGATCATTGTTCCTGAGATGATTGGTAGCATCATAGGAGTATACAATGGCAAGACCTTTAACCAGGTTGAAATCAAACCTGAGATGATTGGGCATTATTTAGCCGAGTTTTCTATCTCATACAAGCCCGTTAAGCACGGGAGACCTGGTATTGGTGCTACTCACTCATCCAGGTTTATTCCTCTCAAGTGA
- the LOC108320140 gene encoding protein XAP5 CIRCADIAN TIMEKEEPER, whose product MSGMGDGYVGTAQDAVRIRRLEKQREAERRKIQELKTKSASAKGQPGLLQFGSSTSEILETAFKKETVGLVTREQYVEKRVNIQSKIEEEEKEKLQKQQQEEEELQLEKRKKRKIKGNSRLSFAEDIDSETQEEEEEEPRLNNLEANRLRRGKLGKDPTVETGFLPDSEREAEEQAERERLRKQWLREQEQIRNEPLEITYSYWDGTGHRRVIQVRKGDSIGEFLRAVQQQLAPEFREIRTTSVENLLYVKEDLIIPHQHSFYELIVNKARGKSGPLFHFDVHEDVRTIADATIEKDESHAGKVVERHWYEKNKHIFPASRWEIYDPTKKWERYTIHGD is encoded by the exons ATGTCGGGTATGGGTGACGGGTACGTGGGCACCGCCCAAGACGCGGTGAGGATTCGACGGTTGGAGAAGCAGAGAGAAGCGGAGCGTCGCAAAATCCAAGAACTCAAAACCAAGTCTGCCTCCGCCAAGGGCCAACCCGGTCTCCTCCAATTCGGTTCCAGCACTTCCGAG ATTCTAGAGACCGCCTTCAAAAAAGAAACCGTGGGTTTGGTCACCAGAGAGCAGTATGTGGAGAAG AGGGTTAATATTCAGAGCAAaatagaggaagaagagaaggagaaacTTCAGAAGCAGCAGCAAGA GGAGGAGGAGCTTCAATTAGAAAAGCGTAAAAAGAGGAAGATCAAGGGCAATTCTCGACTTTCCTTTGCTGAGGATATTGATAGTGAAACccaagaggaggaggaggaggaaccACGTCTTA ATAATCTGGAAGCCAATAGGTTAAGGCGTGGTAAACTTGGTAAAGATCCTACTGTCGAAACTGGCTTTCTACCTGACAG TGAGAGAGAGGCTGAGGAGCAAGCAGAGCGGGAAAGGCTGCGGAAACAGTGGCTCCGTGAGCAGGAGCAAATCCGAA ATGAACCTCTTGAAATCACTTACAGCTACTGGGATGGAACTGGTCACAGGCGTGTGATCCAG GTACGCAAGGGTGACAGCATAGGAGAGTTTCTTCGTGCAGTTCAACAGCAGCTTGCTCCTGAATTCCGAGAGATTCGAACAACTTCCGTAGAAAATTTGCTATATGTGAAAGAAGACCTTATCATTCCACAT CAACATAGCTTCTATGAGCTAATTGTGAACAAAGCTAGAGGCAAAAGTGGGCCG ctttttcattttgatgtgCATGAAGATGTACGAACAATTGCTGATGCCACTATAGAGAAGGACGAG TCACATGCTGGTAAGGTTGTGGAAAGGCACTGGTATGAAAAGAACAAGCATATATTTCCTGCTTCAAGATGGGAG ATATATGACCCAACAAAGAAATGGGAACGTTATACTATCCACGGAGATTGA
- the LOC128194917 gene encoding two-component response regulator ARR14-like, which yields MAESSSIEPPEFPLKSNYNVLAIDTDLKVLEFIEKSCNKYSHQVKICSETSSAIKLLLEEGVEFDLIIMELHMPMIDGYEFLEMLDDEAIDVPFIMMSEDRTPLSQKKAFKHGACDYWIKPFFKNESLFENKKLWSPMYRHHFYFRRNILEEDEESDEKGETGNNSDGEAEADDDTLHKKE from the exons ATGGCCGAAAGTTCTTCTATTGAACCGCCTGAATTTccattaaaatcaaattataatgtCCTTGCCATTGATACTGACCTCAAAGTTCTTGAATTCATCGAGAAATCATGCAACAAGTATTCTCATCAAG TTAAGATATGCTCTGAAACTTCAAGTGCGATCAAACTTTTGCTGGAAGAAGGAGTAGAGTTTGATTTGATTATCATGGAACTCCATATGCCAATGATTGATGGCTATGAATTTCTGGAAATGCTCGATGATGAAGCAATTGATGTTCCTTTCATCA TGATGTCTGAGGATCGTACTCCGCTTTCCCAAAAGAAGGCTTTTAAACATGGAGCTTGCGATTATTGGATTAAACCCTTCTTTAAGAATGAGTCTTTGTTCGAGAATAAGAAGTTGTGGTCACCTATGTATCGACATCATTTCTACTTCAGGCGCAATATcttggaagaagatgaagaaagtgatGAAAAAGGTGAGACAGGTAATAACTCTGATGGAGAAGCCGAAGCCGATGATGATACTCTCCATAAGAAAGAATAG
- the LOC108320093 gene encoding 40S ribosomal protein S15-4: protein MADVEVDVAAAAGQPKKRTFKKFSFRGVDLDALLDMSTDELVKLFSARARRRFQRGLTRKPMALIKKLRKAKREAPAGEKPEPVRTHLRNMIIVPEMIGSIIGVYNGKTFNQVEIKPEMIGHYLAEFSISYKPVKHGRPGIGATHSSRFIPLK, encoded by the exons ATG GCAGACGTTGAGGTCGATGTCGCGGCGGCAGCGGGGCAGCCCAAGAAGAGAACATTCAAGAAGTTCAGTTTCAGAGGCGTGGATCTCGATGCTCTTCTTGATATGTCCACAGATGAACTTGTCAAGCTTTTCAGTGCTCGCGCTCGTAGAAGGTTCCAGAGAGGTCTAACCAGAAAGCCCATGGCCTTGATCAAGAAGCTTCGCAAAGCG AAAAGGGAAGCTCCAGCAGGTGAGAAGCCAGAGCCAGTGCGCACCCACCTCCGCAACATGATCATTGTTCCTGAGATGATTGGTAGCATCATAGGAGTATACAATGGCAAGACCTTTAACCAGGTTGAAATCAAACCTGAGATGATTGGGCATTATTTAGCCGAGTTTTCTATCTCATACAAGCCCGTTAAGCACGGGAGACCTGGTATTGGTGCTACTCACTCATCCAGGTTTATTCCTCTCAAGTGA
- the LOC108320097 gene encoding general transcription and DNA repair factor IIH subunit TFB5-like, whose translation MVNANKGVFISCDIPMAQYIINMNASFPASDKFIIHVLDSTHMFVQPHVEGMIRSQIAKFREDNMLDKLKI comes from the exons ATGGTCAATGCCAACAAAGGTGTCTTCATTTCCTG TGACATTCCCATGGCACAATATATCATCAATATGAATGCTTCATTTCCTGCATCTGATAAGTTCATAATACATGTCTTGGATAGCACCCACATGTTTGTCCAACCTCATGTTGAGGGAATGATACGGAGTCAAATCGCCAAGTTTAGAGAGGACAACATGTTggataaacttaaaatttag
- the LOC108320098 gene encoding uncharacterized protein LOC108320098 → MKGCDEVVTDLMIIEKIMRSMPLVFDHIVVAIEESRDLEKLKIEELQSSLEAYEMRMRERNLVKHNDRVLTVQHVKGEGKKKFKNWKGIQNKKVQNKKVQNKEAHMVKEESDSKPLILMVTTPSESYESLNKSWYLDSRCSNHMTYNREWLIDLDESKKSKVRVVDDNTLRVEGIINVIIKKKNEQHATIENILLVPEMKCNLLSIGQLIEKGFTMIMGNNDQVEVFDRSRKLILRSKIFKNCTFRVCKDMVEN, encoded by the exons ATGAAAGGTTGTGATGAAGTCGTTACTGACCTCATGATAATTGAGAAGATTATGAGATCAATGCCTCTAGTGTTTGATCACATTGTGGTAGCAATCGAGGAGTCGAGAGATCTTGAAAAACTCAAGATAGAAGAACTTCAAAGCTCATTGGAGGCATATGAGATGAGGATGCGGGAAAGAAATCTTGTCAAACACAATGATCGGGTGTTAACGGTCCAGCACGTCAAAGGCGAAGGAAAGAAGAAGTTTAAAAATTGGAAAG GTATTCAGAATAAGAAAGTTCAAAACAAGAAAGTTCAGAACAAGGAGGCTCATATGGTGAAAGAAGAGTCTGATTCAAAACCTCTAATTCTCATGGTTACAACCCCTTCAGAGAGCTATGAGTCTTTAAACAAATCGTGGTATTTAGACTCAAGGTGCTCAAACCACATGACGTACAATAGAGAATGGTTGATCGATTTGGATGAATCAAAGAAAAGCAAGGTCAGAGTTGTAGATGACAACACGTTGAGAGTTGAAGGAATCATAAATGTCATCATAAAGAAGAAAAACGAGCAACATGCAACAATAGAAAACATTCTTCTCGTACCAGAGATGAAGTGCAACTTGCTGAGTATTGGTCAACTGATAGAAAAAGGCTTCACGATGATTATGGGAAACAATGATCAAGTGGAAGTATTTGACAGAAGTAGGAAATTGATCTTGAGAAGCAAGATCTTTAAAAACTGTACTTTTCGGGTTTGCAAGGATATGGTTGAGAACTAG
- the LOC108320124 gene encoding zinc finger protein BRUTUS-like: protein MKCNCCLGIKSTSHKCLEKGLEMNCPICCDDLFTSSATVRALPCGHYMHSACLQAYTCSHYTCPICSKSLGDMAVYFGMLDALLAAEELPEEYRERCQDILCHDCDRKGSSRFHWLYHKCEFCGSYNTRVIKCETSNSSCS from the exons ATGAAATGCAATTGTTGCTTGGGGATTAAGTCAACATCTCATAAATGTCTCGAGAAAGGTTTAGAAATGAACTGTCCCATTTGTTGCGATGACTTGTTCACTTCAAGTGCTACGGTCAGAGCTCTACCTTGCGGCCACTATATGCATTCTGCTTGCTTGCAG GCATACACGTGCAGTCACTACACATGTCCAATCTGCAGCAAGTCATTGGGAGATATGGCG GTTTACTTTGGTATGCTTGATGCCCTATTGGCTGCTGAGGAGCTTCCTGAAGAGTACAGGGAACGCTGTCAG GACATACTCTGCCATGACTGCGATCGGAAGGGCTCTTCACGCTTCCACTGGTTGTACCACAAATGTGAATTTTGTGGCTCTTACAATACCCGGGTTATCAAGTGTGAGACGTCAAACTCCAGCTGCTCTTAG